The Tepidibacter aestuarii genome contains a region encoding:
- a CDS encoding C-GCAxxG-C-C family protein encodes MKKEEIIKKVQTIAEGYFERGEFFCSESVVHTINELLGWPFPKETTKLASAFPVGMGKSGCLCGAVSGGQIALGMVYGRNHGEAMNEKMFPMAAELHDYIKETYKSTCCRVITRNFEFSSEERKKHCITITGLVAAWVANKLIEDGSIDIDKIIL; translated from the coding sequence ATGAAAAAGGAAGAAATTATCAAAAAAGTACAAACCATTGCAGAAGGATATTTTGAAAGAGGTGAATTCTTCTGTTCTGAATCAGTTGTGCACACTATTAACGAGTTACTTGGATGGCCTTTCCCTAAAGAAACTACAAAATTAGCATCAGCTTTTCCTGTTGGCATGGGAAAATCAGGATGTCTATGTGGAGCTGTTAGTGGTGGTCAAATAGCTCTAGGCATGGTCTATGGAAGAAATCATGGAGAAGCTATGAATGAAAAAATGTTTCCGATGGCAGCTGAATTACATGATTACATAAAAGAAACTTACAAAAGTACTTGTTGTCGTGTAATAACTAGAAATTTTGAATTCAGTTCAGAAGAAAGAAAAAAACATTGTATTACAATCACGGGCTTAGTAGCTGCTTGGGTTGCTAATAAGTTAATAGAAGATGGTTCAATAGATATTGATAAAATAATTTTATAA
- a CDS encoding aminotransferase-like domain-containing protein: MEKYTQIIDYIKDLAEKEKIKTGKKIPSVRSVADKFEFSKSTVVRAYKELEKEHYIYSVPKSGYYLVAKDNKKRIKDYRIDFSTVLPDKDLIPYKEFHHCLDQAMRINKTELLSYGQPQGLPSLIETIKNHLEDYQVFCKSSQVIITSGSQQAINILNRMIFPNEKSVVLIENPTYDRMIKNLNLNGIKTIGINREFDGINFEELERIFKEEDIKFFYTVPRFHNPTGGSYTVKEKKEILRLAYKYDVYIVEDDYLVDLETKTKNDPIYSFDTSNKVIYLKTFSKILLPGLRIAAVVLPEELVYPFLNYKQWYDIYTSILPQGALDLYIKNGMFKKSKVLLQNTYKERMRYLKKLCSNFNPEILNINVPDTGFFLSLKSNKVINFDRIIEDLAENRIIIKDTRESFISQSNDINLMKISVSRTNKSQIKEGINCIYNYFSNMK, encoded by the coding sequence TTGGAGAAATATACACAAATAATAGATTATATAAAGGATTTGGCAGAAAAAGAAAAAATAAAAACAGGTAAAAAGATACCCTCTGTAAGGTCAGTTGCTGATAAGTTTGAATTCAGTAAATCCACAGTTGTAAGAGCATATAAAGAATTAGAGAAGGAACATTATATATATTCAGTGCCAAAAAGTGGATATTATTTAGTTGCAAAAGATAATAAAAAGCGTATAAAAGATTATAGAATTGATTTTTCAACAGTTCTTCCAGATAAAGATCTAATACCTTATAAAGAATTTCATCATTGTTTAGATCAGGCTATGAGAATAAATAAAACAGAATTATTGTCTTATGGACAGCCTCAAGGATTGCCTTCATTAATTGAAACTATAAAGAATCACCTTGAGGATTATCAAGTTTTTTGTAAAAGTTCTCAAGTTATAATTACATCAGGTTCTCAACAAGCAATAAATATATTGAACAGAATGATTTTTCCTAATGAAAAAAGTGTTGTATTAATTGAGAATCCCACCTACGATCGTATGATTAAAAATCTAAATTTAAATGGAATAAAAACTATTGGCATAAATAGAGAATTTGATGGAATTAACTTTGAAGAACTAGAGAGGATATTTAAAGAGGAAGATATTAAGTTTTTTTATACAGTACCTAGATTTCATAATCCTACAGGTGGCAGCTATACAGTTAAAGAAAAGAAAGAAATATTAAGATTAGCATATAAATATGATGTATATATTGTAGAAGATGACTATTTAGTAGACTTAGAAACAAAAACTAAAAATGATCCAATATATTCTTTTGATACAAGCAACAAAGTTATTTATCTGAAAACATTTTCTAAAATACTGCTTCCAGGATTAAGAATTGCTGCAGTTGTCTTGCCAGAGGAATTAGTATATCCATTTTTAAATTATAAACAGTGGTATGATATTTATACTTCCATTCTTCCGCAAGGGGCTTTAGACTTATATATAAAAAATGGCATGTTTAAAAAGTCAAAGGTATTATTACAAAATACATATAAAGAACGTATGAGATATTTAAAAAAACTTTGTAGTAACTTTAATCCGGAAATTTTAAATATAAACGTTCCTGATACAGGTTTTTTCTTATCTTTAAAATCAAATAAAGTGATAAATTTTGATAGAATTATTGAAGATTTAGCTGAGAATAGGATAATTATTAAAGATACTAGAGAAAGTTTTATATCTCAAAGTAATGATATAAATTTAATGAAAATAAGTGTTTCTAGAACGAATAAATCTCAAATAAAAGAGGGAATAAACTGTATTTACAATTATTTTTCTAATATGAAGTAA
- the ychF gene encoding redox-regulated ATPase YchF: protein MKLGIVGLPNVGKSTLFNAITQAGAESANYPFCTIEPNVGVVSVPDERLHKLKEIYNSQKIVPTAIEFCDIAGLVRGASKGEGLGNKFLSHIREVEAIIHVVRCFEDPNVVHVDGSVDPLRDIETINLELIFSDIEILERRIQKTQKAAKADKSLMSELNFVNKLKATLEDNKCIRTMDFTEDEQTFVKQLNLLTSKPVIYVTNVCEDELADEAADNPMVAKVREFASLENAQVVVACAQIEAEISELEEDEKKEFLADLGLHESGLDKLIRASYSLLGLISYLTAGPKEVRAWTVKMGAKAPEAGGKIHSDIERGFIRAETIAFNDLVSVGTMSAAKEKGLVRLEGKDYIVKDGDVILFRFNV from the coding sequence ATGAAATTAGGTATAGTTGGTTTACCTAACGTTGGAAAAAGTACATTATTTAATGCTATAACTCAAGCTGGTGCAGAATCAGCAAACTATCCATTCTGTACTATAGAGCCTAACGTTGGTGTAGTTTCAGTTCCAGATGAAAGATTACATAAATTAAAAGAAATATATAATTCTCAAAAAATAGTTCCTACAGCTATAGAGTTTTGCGATATAGCAGGTCTTGTTCGTGGCGCTAGTAAAGGAGAAGGTCTTGGTAACAAGTTCTTATCTCATATAAGAGAAGTTGAAGCAATAATCCACGTTGTTCGTTGCTTTGAAGACCCTAACGTTGTTCACGTTGATGGTTCTGTAGATCCTCTAAGAGATATAGAGACTATAAACCTTGAGTTAATATTCTCTGATATTGAGATACTTGAGAGAAGAATCCAAAAAACTCAAAAAGCTGCAAAAGCTGATAAATCTCTTATGTCTGAACTTAACTTCGTAAATAAGTTAAAGGCTACTTTAGAAGACAATAAGTGCATAAGAACTATGGACTTCACAGAAGATGAGCAAACTTTTGTTAAGCAATTAAATCTTTTAACTTCAAAGCCTGTAATATACGTTACTAACGTATGTGAAGATGAACTTGCTGATGAAGCTGCTGATAACCCAATGGTTGCAAAAGTTAGAGAATTTGCTTCTTTAGAAAATGCTCAAGTAGTAGTTGCTTGTGCTCAAATAGAAGCTGAAATTTCTGAGCTTGAAGAAGATGAAAAGAAAGAATTCTTAGCAGACTTAGGTCTTCATGAATCTGGTCTTGATAAGCTTATAAGAGCTTCTTATTCTTTACTTGGACTTATAAGTTACTTAACTGCTGGACCAAAAGAAGTTAGAGCTTGGACAGTAAAGATGGGTGCTAAGGCTCCTGAAGCTGGTGGAAAGATCCACTCAGATATCGAAAGAGGATTCATAAGAGCAGAGACTATAGCATTTAATGATTTAGTTAGTGTTGGTACTATGAGCGCTGCTAAAGAAAAGGGTCTTGTTAGACTTGAGGGAAAAGATTATATAGTTAAAGATGGAGACGTTATATTATTTCGATTTAACGTGTAA
- a CDS encoding YhcN/YlaJ family sporulation lipoprotein, with protein MNRRYIFYMLIVLIFIISGCGSASNETSMKNAVDIQQDISKIQYIGNCNVLCTNTTALINVDFKNQNDMNYINQESLKTSIKDIVRSENSSIKNIFITSDKNVSKKIQNISKNADKGKNVNLKWEIQNIVKNFIPNV; from the coding sequence TTGAATAGAAGATATATTTTTTATATGCTTATAGTTTTGATTTTTATTATTTCTGGATGTGGATCTGCTTCAAATGAAACTTCTATGAAAAATGCTGTAGACATACAACAGGATATATCTAAAATCCAGTATATAGGTAATTGTAATGTATTATGCACTAACACTACAGCTCTTATCAATGTAGACTTCAAAAATCAAAACGATATGAATTATATTAACCAAGAATCACTTAAAACAAGTATAAAAGATATAGTAAGAAGTGAAAATTCAAGCATAAAAAACATATTTATAACATCTGATAAAAATGTATCTAAAAAGATTCAAAATATATCTAAAAATGCTGATAAAGGTAAGAATGTAAACTTGAAATGGGAAATACAAAATATAGTAAAAAATTTTATCCCAAATGTTTAA
- the yfmF gene encoding EF-P 5-aminopentanol modification-associated protein YfmF — protein sequence MNKVERINLNEKINLTFIGANKFKTNLISVYMQRPLDKKEVTKNALIPNILKSGSNKFKSQREISKKLDNLYGAGVYADIAKKGDRQILSFKMSITDETYLDEEILKESLMFFNDMINDPLVENGGFNKEYVDIEKNNLRDKIKSRINDKSRYALERCVEEMCKDEKFSIYEYGYEEDIDSIDEKNLYDHYENIMKTSPIDIVVAGNLDKEKVLDYIKTIFKFERENVIDLVEDKNVSKVDSIKNAVDKMDVTQGKITLGYRTNIDYKDDKYYSLMVYSSILGGGPHSKLFVNVREKESLCYYVYSMIEKYKSIMFISSGIEIDKYDKAIELIGQQLEKIKRSEISEEEIRNSKNSIINSINSVRDSLNSLSDFYYSQGISGVNEGLDTIMKKIENVEIKDVVDVSSGITLDTVYFLRN from the coding sequence TTGAATAAAGTAGAGAGAATAAATTTAAATGAAAAAATAAACTTGACTTTTATAGGTGCAAATAAATTCAAAACTAACTTGATAAGTGTATATATGCAAAGACCGCTTGATAAAAAAGAAGTTACTAAAAATGCTTTGATACCTAATATACTTAAAAGCGGTAGCAATAAATTTAAAAGCCAACGAGAGATATCTAAGAAATTAGATAACCTATATGGAGCGGGAGTTTATGCTGATATAGCTAAAAAAGGAGATAGACAGATACTTAGCTTTAAGATGTCTATAACAGATGAGACTTATTTAGATGAAGAAATACTTAAAGAAAGCTTGATGTTTTTTAATGATATGATAAATGATCCTTTAGTAGAAAACGGAGGATTTAATAAAGAATATGTAGATATAGAAAAGAATAATTTAAGAGATAAAATAAAATCTAGAATAAATGATAAGAGTAGGTACGCACTTGAAAGATGTGTTGAAGAAATGTGCAAGGATGAAAAATTCAGTATATATGAATATGGATATGAAGAAGATATAGATTCAATAGATGAAAAAAACTTGTATGATCACTATGAAAATATAATGAAGACATCTCCTATAGATATAGTTGTTGCAGGAAATTTAGATAAAGAAAAAGTTTTAGATTATATAAAAACTATATTTAAATTTGAAAGAGAAAATGTGATAGATTTAGTTGAGGATAAAAATGTAAGTAAGGTTGACTCTATTAAGAATGCAGTAGATAAGATGGATGTTACTCAGGGCAAGATAACGCTAGGATATAGAACGAATATAGATTATAAGGATGATAAATATTATTCTTTAATGGTTTATTCTAGTATACTAGGAGGAGGTCCTCATTCTAAGCTGTTTGTAAATGTAAGAGAAAAAGAGAGCTTATGTTATTATGTTTACTCTATGATAGAAAAGTATAAATCTATTATGTTTATATCATCTGGAATAGAAATAGATAAATACGATAAGGCTATAGAACTTATAGGTCAACAGCTTGAAAAGATTAAAAGATCTGAGATATCTGAGGAAGAAATAAGAAATAGTAAAAATTCTATAATAAATTCTATAAATTCTGTTAGAGATAGCTTAAACTCTCTTTCTGATTTTTATTACAGCCAAGGAATAAGCGGAGTTAATGAAGGCCTAGATACTATAATGAAGAAGATAGAAAATGTTGAGATAAAAGATGTTGTAGATGTATCTTCTGGTATAACATTAGATACTGTGTATTTTTTAAGAAACTAA
- the yfmH gene encoding EF-P 5-aminopentanol modification-associated protein YfmH, producing the protein MKKIVNDILKEELYYDKLDCGLEVFFMPKEGFSKKYAVFATNYGSNELEFIPINETEKIKVNEGIAHFLEHKMFEQPGGGNAFDKFSLLGASANAYTNFTMTAYLFSATNNFYESLDHLIDYVQTPYFTDENVEKEKGIIAQEINMYDDNADWKVYFNTLKAMYINHNTRIDIAGSVESIYKIDKEELYKCYNTFYNPSNMALFVVGDLDRDKVMETINKAIKPKDTLDDIKVFKEDEPNEIKQREIVENLSVSIPLFNIGIKDLDVNMSGNDLLKKEICTEIILDMILKKGSSVYEKLYLSGLINQNFGCDHVSQIDHGYTIIGGESKDPHKVREIVFEYINKYKQDGLDKEDFDRIKKKKIGMFLKYFDSVEFIANNFISYHFRKINFIDYLEILKTITFEDVKDRFNKHFDEKYSVISIINPK; encoded by the coding sequence ATGAAAAAAATAGTGAATGATATATTAAAAGAAGAACTATACTATGATAAATTAGATTGTGGCTTAGAAGTATTTTTTATGCCTAAGGAAGGGTTTAGTAAAAAATACGCTGTATTTGCTACCAACTATGGTTCTAATGAATTAGAGTTTATACCTATAAATGAGACTGAAAAAATTAAAGTTAACGAAGGAATAGCTCATTTTTTAGAGCATAAAATGTTTGAACAACCAGGTGGTGGTAATGCATTTGATAAATTCTCTTTACTTGGAGCTAGTGCGAATGCTTATACTAATTTTACTATGACAGCTTATCTGTTTTCGGCAACAAATAACTTTTATGAATCATTAGACCATTTAATAGATTATGTTCAAACTCCTTATTTTACTGATGAAAACGTAGAAAAAGAAAAAGGAATTATTGCACAGGAAATAAACATGTACGATGATAATGCCGATTGGAAGGTATATTTTAATACTTTAAAGGCTATGTATATTAATCACAATACGAGAATAGATATTGCAGGAAGTGTGGAGAGTATATATAAGATAGATAAAGAAGAATTATATAAGTGCTACAATACTTTTTATAATCCTTCTAACATGGCTTTATTCGTAGTTGGGGATTTAGATCGTGATAAGGTAATGGAAACTATAAATAAAGCTATAAAACCTAAGGATACTCTTGATGATATAAAGGTATTTAAAGAAGATGAGCCAAATGAAATTAAGCAAAGAGAGATTGTAGAGAATTTATCTGTTTCTATACCTTTATTCAACATAGGTATAAAGGATTTAGATGTAAATATGAGTGGTAATGATCTTCTTAAAAAAGAAATATGCACAGAGATAATACTAGATATGATACTTAAAAAAGGAAGTAGTGTATATGAGAAGCTTTATCTAAGCGGACTTATTAATCAAAACTTCGGTTGTGATCATGTATCTCAAATAGACCATGGATACACTATCATAGGAGGAGAATCTAAAGACCCTCATAAGGTCAGAGAGATTGTATTTGAGTATATAAATAAATATAAGCAAGATGGCCTTGATAAAGAAGATTTTGATAGAATAAAGAAAAAGAAGATAGGAATGTTTTTAAAGTACTTTGACTCAGTAGAATTTATCGCTAACAACTTTATATCTTATCATTTCAGAAAAATAAACTTTATAGACTATCTAGAAATATTAAAGACTATAACGTTTGAAGATGTAAAAGATAGATTCAACAAACATTTTGATGAAAAGTATTCTGTTATATCAATAATAAATCCTAAATAA
- the lgt gene encoding prolipoprotein diacylglyceryl transferase, which produces MDPIAFTIFGIDVRWYGVLISTGIMLGMVLALREARRVGINEDKLLDLLLIAIPCSIIGARTYYVIFNWGIYKGNIYEMINIRGGGLAIHGAIIASVLVAYIFCRVKDLDFLKILDLTAPSLAFGQAIGRWGNFINQEAYGRPTDLPWAINVDGVNVHPTFLYESFWDFCLFLFLMWLRKNKKYDGNVFVYYAIIYSVGRFFIEGLRIDSLMIGPLRMAQVISLATIGVGIIIHFALMNKKKNKV; this is translated from the coding sequence TTGGATCCTATTGCATTTACTATATTCGGTATAGATGTTAGATGGTATGGAGTATTGATATCCACAGGTATAATGCTAGGCATGGTACTGGCGCTTAGAGAAGCTAGAAGAGTAGGTATAAATGAAGATAAATTGCTAGATTTATTATTAATAGCTATTCCTTGTTCTATAATTGGAGCTAGAACGTATTATGTCATATTTAATTGGGGCATATATAAAGGAAATATATATGAAATGATAAACATTAGAGGCGGAGGACTTGCTATTCACGGGGCTATAATAGCTTCTGTTTTAGTTGCATATATATTTTGTAGGGTTAAGGATTTGGATTTTTTAAAGATACTAGATTTAACTGCTCCAAGCCTAGCTTTTGGTCAGGCTATAGGAAGATGGGGAAATTTCATAAATCAAGAGGCTTATGGTAGACCCACTGATTTGCCATGGGCAATCAATGTAGATGGAGTTAATGTACATCCTACTTTCTTATATGAGTCTTTTTGGGACTTTTGTCTGTTCTTATTTCTAATGTGGCTTAGAAAAAATAAGAAATATGATGGGAATGTATTTGTATATTATGCTATTATATATTCTGTTGGAAGATTCTTTATTGAAGGGCTTAGAATAGATAGCTTAATGATCGGGCCTCTTAGAATGGCTCAGGTTATAAGTCTAGCAACAATAGGTGTAGGTATTATTATTCATTTTGCGCTTATGAATAAGAAAAAGAACAAGGTTTAA
- the rsmH gene encoding 16S rRNA (cytosine(1402)-N(4))-methyltransferase RsmH — protein sequence MEFNHVSVLLDECIENLNIKPDGVYIDGTLGGAGHSGEIAKRLGESGMLIAFDQDINAINVAKERLKAYEGRVKFVHSNFVNLKDELEKLGIEHIDGILMDLGVSSHQLDERERGFSYMQDADLDMRMDIRNPLTAEYIVNNYSEDELDRIIKLYGEENWSRRIAKFIVEKREENYIKTTGELVDIIKRAIPKKARIDGPHPAKRTFQALRIEVNNELDIIDKTIEDAASIMNPKGRICVITFHSLEDRIVKNVYKKLYTDCICPKELPICQCDEERVVKIITRKPILPTDQEIEFNPRSRSAKLRVAEKI from the coding sequence ATGGAATTTAATCACGTATCAGTATTACTAGATGAATGTATAGAAAATTTAAATATAAAACCTGATGGAGTATATATTGACGGTACTTTAGGAGGGGCAGGACACTCTGGTGAGATAGCAAAGAGGCTTGGAGAAAGTGGAATGTTAATAGCATTTGACCAGGATATTAATGCTATAAACGTTGCTAAGGAAAGACTTAAGGCCTATGAAGGCAGGGTTAAGTTTGTACACTCTAATTTCGTAAACCTAAAAGATGAATTAGAAAAGTTAGGAATAGAACATATTGATGGTATATTAATGGATCTTGGAGTATCATCACACCAGTTAGATGAAAGAGAAAGAGGTTTTTCTTATATGCAAGATGCAGATCTTGACATGAGAATGGATATTAGAAATCCTCTTACGGCTGAGTATATAGTTAATAATTATAGTGAGGATGAGCTTGATAGAATAATAAAATTATATGGTGAAGAAAATTGGTCTAGAAGAATTGCAAAATTCATAGTAGAAAAAAGAGAGGAAAACTATATAAAGACTACTGGAGAATTGGTTGATATTATAAAAAGAGCCATACCTAAAAAAGCAAGAATAGATGGACCTCATCCTGCTAAAAGAACATTTCAAGCTTTAAGAATTGAAGTTAATAACGAACTAGATATAATAGATAAGACGATAGAGGATGCAGCAAGCATTATGAATCCTAAAGGAAGAATATGTGTTATAACATTCCATTCTCTTGAGGATAGAATAGTAAAAAATGTATATAAAAAATTATATACAGATTGTATATGTCCTAAAGAACTTCCTATATGTCAATGTGATGAGGAAAGAGTAGTTAAGATAATAACTAGAAAACCTATACTTCCAACTGATCAGGAAATAGAATTTAATCCAAGATCTAGAAGTGCTAAGCTAAGAGTTGCTGAAAAAATATAA
- a CDS encoding septum formation initiator family protein: MDKKETINLNDYKKKKKKQLKKKTQLNNINKPKNKKSRNKRKTLVYIVFVGIVLSIVITFMYRYSVISGLKYDMESLKKELGNKKNEKKQLDLKLEELNRSGFIEKEAIERLNMNYPTEEQTVYINID; this comes from the coding sequence ATGGATAAAAAAGAGACAATAAATTTAAATGATTATAAGAAAAAAAAGAAGAAGCAATTAAAGAAAAAAACTCAATTAAACAATATAAATAAACCTAAAAACAAAAAATCTAGAAATAAAAGAAAAACTCTAGTTTATATTGTATTTGTTGGAATTGTATTATCCATAGTAATAACCTTTATGTATAGATATTCAGTTATATCTGGACTCAAATATGATATGGAATCTTTAAAAAAAGAACTTGGAAACAAAAAAAATGAAAAAAAACAATTAGATTTGAAATTAGAGGAACTAAACAGAAGTGGATTTATAGAAAAAGAAGCCATAGAGAGGCTTAATATGAATTATCCAACTGAAGAACAAACTGTTTATATAAATATTGATTGA
- a CDS encoding PASTA domain-containing penicillin-binding protein, with the protein MSKSNMRYKNRLMIVLFAVSFLFLCLVVRIGYLQLVKGVWLKEKALSQQTKDVSVEAKRGTIYDRKGKELALSLTKYTVWAEPSKMISSSKKDLREDYAKVLAEVLEEDKNTILNELNSDKNIVRVKRWIDYDKVQELKKHKLRGMWIVKDNKRFYPYGNFASHVIGHVSGDNSGMSGIENKYDKELRGLPGRNIISTDVSGREIPYGNGKYNEPKDGMNIVLTIDEVIQHYAEEAVDKALINANAKKAHAIVMDPKTGEILSMVSKPDYDPNKPRIPVYPVYQQRMDSGESQLDVLLDMWRNPMVNDIYEPGSTFKLIVAAAGLEEGVVKSNEKFYDKGYIMVADRMIKDAGYPKSHGEETFAQAIQNSCNPVFVQVGQRLGLDRLYEYVQAFGVTEKTGIDLPGEGRGITYKKKDVGPVELATMSFGQGISITPIQLITAVSSIANNGKLMKPRVVKEFINSNGDVVERFEPEEVRTVISEDTAKLLRSIMEDEVTQGGGKNAYISGYHVGGKTGTAQKVINGRYADGKYISSFVGIAPADNPKVVVLVVVDEPNVQSYYGGSVAAPAVKDIIYNTLRYLNVKPVYTEKEKQELIKEETTVPEIRNLTLQEAGKLLLNNKLNFTIEPNMNVNGSEQIIDMFPKPGTKIPIESNVILYVKGKNDNNKVNVPNVEGKTIKEVSNIFEGLGIKLKAMGSGKAVTQNPAENTQVEPNSIVTVQFE; encoded by the coding sequence TTGTCTAAATCTAATATGCGCTATAAAAACAGATTGATGATTGTATTATTTGCAGTTAGTTTTCTGTTTTTATGTTTAGTTGTAAGAATTGGATACTTACAATTGGTAAAAGGCGTTTGGCTAAAAGAGAAGGCTTTATCTCAACAGACAAAGGATGTCTCAGTAGAAGCTAAAAGAGGGACTATATACGATAGAAAAGGAAAAGAACTTGCTCTAAGTCTTACTAAATATACTGTTTGGGCAGAACCATCTAAGATGATATCTTCAAGTAAAAAAGATTTAAGAGAAGATTATGCAAAAGTTCTTGCTGAGGTATTAGAAGAAGATAAAAACACTATTTTAAATGAACTAAATTCTGATAAGAACATTGTAAGAGTAAAAAGATGGATAGATTATGATAAGGTACAAGAATTAAAGAAACATAAATTAAGAGGTATGTGGATAGTCAAAGACAATAAGAGATTTTATCCTTATGGAAACTTTGCATCTCATGTAATTGGACATGTTTCAGGTGACAATTCTGGAATGTCAGGTATAGAAAACAAATATGATAAAGAGCTAAGAGGTCTTCCTGGTAGAAACATAATAAGCACAGATGTATCAGGAAGAGAAATCCCATATGGAAATGGTAAATATAATGAGCCTAAAGATGGAATGAATATAGTTTTAACTATTGACGAGGTTATTCAACATTATGCAGAAGAGGCAGTCGATAAGGCTTTAATTAATGCCAATGCTAAAAAAGCTCATGCAATAGTTATGGATCCTAAAACTGGTGAAATTTTATCTATGGTTTCAAAGCCAGATTATGACCCTAACAAGCCAAGAATACCTGTATATCCTGTATACCAACAGCGTATGGATTCAGGAGAGAGTCAGCTTGATGTATTGTTAGATATGTGGAGAAATCCTATGGTAAATGATATATATGAACCAGGGTCTACTTTTAAGTTGATAGTAGCTGCAGCGGGACTTGAAGAAGGTGTTGTAAAGTCTAATGAAAAATTTTATGACAAAGGGTATATTATGGTTGCAGATAGAATGATAAAAGATGCTGGATATCCTAAGAGTCATGGAGAAGAGACTTTTGCTCAGGCTATTCAAAATTCATGTAACCCAGTGTTTGTTCAAGTCGGACAAAGGCTAGGTCTTGATAGACTATATGAATACGTACAAGCATTTGGTGTAACAGAAAAAACGGGTATAGACTTACCTGGTGAGGGAAGAGGAATTACATATAAGAAAAAGGATGTAGGGCCTGTGGAACTTGCAACTATGTCATTTGGACAAGGTATATCTATAACTCCTATACAATTGATAACTGCTGTTTCATCTATAGCTAATAATGGAAAACTTATGAAACCAAGGGTTGTTAAAGAATTTATAAATAGCAATGGAGATGTTGTTGAAAGATTTGAACCTGAGGAAGTAAGAACTGTAATATCTGAAGATACAGCTAAGTTACTTAGAAGTATAATGGAAGATGAGGTTACACAAGGTGGAGGTAAAAATGCATATATATCCGGTTATCATGTTGGAGGAAAGACTGGAACTGCTCAAAAAGTTATAAATGGAAGGTATGCAGATGGAAAATACATATCTTCTTTTGTAGGGATAGCTCCTGCTGATAATCCAAAGGTTGTAGTTTTGGTGGTTGTGGATGAACCTAATGTACAAAGCTATTATGGAGGAAGTGTAGCAGCTCCTGCTGTTAAAGATATAATATATAATACTTTAAGATATTTAAATGTAAAGCCTGTTTATACAGAAAAAGAAAAACAAGAACTTATAAAAGAAGAGACTACAGTTCCTGAGATTAGAAACTTAACTCTTCAAGAGGCTGGAAAATTATTATTGAATAATAAGCTGAACTTTACTATAGAACCTAATATGAATGTAAATGGAAGTGAACAAATTATAGATATGTTTCCAAAGCCAGGTACTAAAATACCTATAGAATCAAATGTAATACTATATGTAAAAGGAAAAAATGACAACAATAAAGTCAATGTTCCAAATGTAGAAGGAAAAACTATAAAAGAAGTTTCCAATATATTTGAGGGCTTAGGTATAAAACTTAAGGCTATGGGAAGTGGAAAAGCAGTTACTCAAAATCCTGCTGAAAATACTCAAGTAGAACCAAACTCTATAGTTACAGTACAATTTGAATAA